The Streptomyces tendae DNA segment CCCGCTGCGTGCCGCGTGGTTCTGGGTGCAGCGCTCCCGGCTCACCCAGGCCCTCTCCCGTGGCGACGGCTGGGACGAGCTCGGCACCGCGCGGGAACTGGTGCGCGGACTGCCGCCCTCCGAGGTGCACGCCGAGGTGCTGGCCTCCGCGGCCGGCTGGTCGATGCTGCACGAACCCGGCGCGGACGCCATGACCGCCGCGGAACGCGCCGTCGAGTACGCCCGCATGGTCGGCGCCCACGACATCGAGCTCAACGCCCGGCTGACCCTCGGCGGCCTCATGGTCGACGCCGGTGACATCGACGCCGGACTGGCCGAGCTGTACGAGGTCAAGGAACGGGCCACCGAACTCGGCGTCGACACGGTGGTGGCGCGCGCCTTCGTGAACCTGCCGTCCGTGCTCGAGGGCGTCGGCCGCTCCGAGGAGGCCGTGCGGCTGCTCGAGGAGGGCGTGCGGGTCACCCGGCGGCTCGGACTGGTGGACCCCGAGGGCTGGATGTGGGGCAACCTCGCCGAGTCCCTCATCTCCGTGGGCCGCTGGGACGAGGCGGAGCGGGCCGCGGCCAGCGCGCAGCGCCCCGGGCAGGGCGCCAAGCCGCGCGCCGGCGGCTCGATCCGCCTGGCGCACCTGGCCCACCTCCGGGGGGACGCCGCCGGGGCGGTCCGCCGCCTCGCCGAGGCCCGCGCCCAGTTCGGCACCCACGACCCGATGCCGCAGTACGCCCTCCCGATGACGTGGGTCGCCCTCCATGTCGCCGCCGCCGAGGGCCGCGTCGACGAGGCCCGCGCCCAGCTGTTCGACGCACTGGGCACCGGTTTCCCGCCCGGCACCCAGCGTTACGGCTGGCCCCTGCTGCTCGCCGCCGCCACGGCCGAGGCCGACCGGTACGGCGACCCGGCGACCGAGGCCGGCCGCGCGCAGGTCCTCGACCGCATCCGCGGCGCGGCGAAGCGCCTGGCCACCGGAGTCCCCCTGTGGACGGCCCACGACCTGTGGCTGCGCGCCGAGCTGCTGCGCGCCGAGGGCAGGACCGAGCCGGACGCGTGGTCCGAGGCCGTGGCCGCGACGGAACCGCTGGGGCGGCCCTACGACCTCGCCTGCGTCCGCCTGCGGCTCGCCGAGGCGCTGCTGGCCGCGGGCGCGGAGGAGGACGAGCGGGCCCGCGCCACCGAACTGCTGCGGCTGGTGGCCGCCGTCGCCGGTCACCTCGGCGCGGCGCCGCTGGCGCGCGAGGCCGTGCTGCTGGCCCGGCGCGGTCGCCTGGCGCTGACGCCCGCCCCGCGCGAGGACACGCCCCCGCCGGCCGACCCGGCCGAGGCGCTCGGGCTGACCAGCCGGGAGCGGGACGTCCTGCGCCTGGTGGCCGCCGGACACACCAACCGCCGTATCGCCGAGGAACTGTTCATCTCGCCGAAGACGGCCAGCGTCCACGTCTCGAACATCCTCGCCAAGCTGGGCGTCTCCGGCCGTGGCGAGGCGGCGGCCGTGGCCCACCGGGTGGGCCTGGTCCCGGCCGGGGCCGGACAGCGGGAGACCGCGCGACAATCGGTGTAGGGCGAACGCGGCCCGGCACCCGTGGCCCTGGGAAGGGGAGCGATGTTCAACGCCTTCGAGGAGCTGTTCGCCCCCGGACGCAAGCACGGCGACGACGAACGCAAGCGCCTGGAACTGAGCCGGGAGGACGTCGGTGACGCCGACCCCGGACGCGGGCCGATAGACCTCGCGTCCGGGAAGGTCACCGTCCGCCGTCCGGCGCCCTTGGAGGGCAATGCCGAGGACGCCTCCGAAGGGGAGCGGCCCGCCGGCTAGCGCACCCGGAGCTCCAGGATGCGGTCGTCGTCCTTCTTCGGGTCGCCCCGGCCGTCCGTGTTGCTGGTCACCAGCCACAGCCGGTCGCCGCCCGCGGCGACCACGGTGCGCAGCCGGCCGTACTCGTCCTCCAGGAAGGCCTGCGGGTCCGCGGATGCCTCCGTGCCCTTGAGCGGTATGCGCCACAGCCGGTCGCCGCCCAGCCCCGCCATCCAGACGGAGCCCTCGGCGTACGCGATGCCGCTGGGGGACGCCTCGTCGGTGCTCCACTGGGCGATCGGGTTGTGGAAACCGCCCTCGTCGGAGTGGCCCTCCGCCTCCGGCCAGCCGTAGTTGTCGCCCGGCGCGACGGCGTTCAGCTCGTCCCAGGTCTCCTGGCCGAACTCCGAGGCGAACAGCCGCTGTTCAGGGTCCCAAGCCAGGCCCTGCACATTGCGGTGGCCGTAGGAGTACACGGGGGAGCCGGGGAACGGGTTGCCCGGGGCCGGTTCGCCGTCCGGGGTCATCCGCAGGATCTTGCCGCCCAGGGACTCCTTGTCCTGGGACAGGCCCGTGTCGCCGCTCTCGCCCGTGCCCGCGTAGAGCATGCGGTCCGGGCCGAAGGCGATCCGTCCGCCGTTGTGCACGAATCCCTTGGGGATGCCCCGGAAGACCGTGTCGGGAGCCCCCAGTTGCTCGTCGGCCGGCTTCCGCTCGGTGTACAGCATGCGCACGATGCGGTTGTCGGAGGCCGAGGTGAAGTAGGCGTAGATCATGTGGTCCGAGGCGAACTCGGGGGACAGGGCGATGCCCAGCAGACCGCCCTCGCCCTCGGGGGAGACCCCGGGCACCTCGCCCAGCTCGGTCTTCCTGCCGGTCTTCCCGTCGACCCGGGTGATCGTGGCGTCGTCCCGGGAGGACACCAGGAGGTCGCCGTCCGGCAGCGGGGCCAGGCCCCAGGGCGTGCCCAGTCCCGTCGCCACCGTGCGGACGACGGTCACCGAGCCCTTCGCGGGCGGGGTCTCCTCGGCCTTCCCGGCAGGCGAGGAGGGGGCCGCCGCGGCGGTGGATGCGGTGCCGTCCCGGTCCGGCGGTGCTCCCTCGTCGGAGGAGCAGCCGGCCGTCAGCAGGAACGCGGCGGCGGCCAGCACGGCCGTCACGGCTCGTCGTTGCACGATCTCGTCCCTTCGACGCGGCGGGTTCTGTCTGTCATACACCGCTCGCGCCTCCCAGGTTCCCGCTTCGCCCGGGCCGAACC contains these protein-coding regions:
- a CDS encoding helix-turn-helix transcriptional regulator, producing MLRGVETKSVSPVFVGRSAELATLYDVFTRAGAGEPQALLIGGEAGVGKTRLVEEFAAAARDRGAVVAAGGCVEIGADGLPFAPFSTALRQLRRELPEQLAAAASGQEEELARLLPELGTAAARQARRDEQGMARLFELTARLLERVAAERTVVLVLEDLHWADASTRHLLAYLFRTLGTGRLVVLATYRSDDIHRRHPLRPLLAELDRLRTVLRVELGRFNREEVHRQIAGILAREPEPHHVDEIFERSDGNAFFVEELAVAAHEGCRTGLTDSLRDLLLVRVETLPENAQRVARIVAEGGSAVEDRLLAAVAGLGEDELIEALRAGVNASILTPAPERDGYRFRHSLVREAVSDDLLPGERSRLNRRFAEALEADPALVPADERATRLASYWYHAHDAAKALPAVLDASVEARRRHAYAEQLRLLERAMELWDAVPDAVRAALRPLDHAETYPCAVPEGPDGTPDAHDAGGRPLRYLDLMAEAAVAGRLCGERERALKITKRALRLLDEDPDPLRAAWFWVQRSRLTQALSRGDGWDELGTARELVRGLPPSEVHAEVLASAAGWSMLHEPGADAMTAAERAVEYARMVGAHDIELNARLTLGGLMVDAGDIDAGLAELYEVKERATELGVDTVVARAFVNLPSVLEGVGRSEEAVRLLEEGVRVTRRLGLVDPEGWMWGNLAESLISVGRWDEAERAAASAQRPGQGAKPRAGGSIRLAHLAHLRGDAAGAVRRLAEARAQFGTHDPMPQYALPMTWVALHVAAAEGRVDEARAQLFDALGTGFPPGTQRYGWPLLLAAATAEADRYGDPATEAGRAQVLDRIRGAAKRLATGVPLWTAHDLWLRAELLRAEGRTEPDAWSEAVAATEPLGRPYDLACVRLRLAEALLAAGAEEDERARATELLRLVAAVAGHLGAAPLAREAVLLARRGRLALTPAPREDTPPPADPAEALGLTSRERDVLRLVAAGHTNRRIAEELFISPKTASVHVSNILAKLGVSGRGEAAAVAHRVGLVPAGAGQRETARQSV
- a CDS encoding PQQ-dependent sugar dehydrogenase, which encodes MQRRAVTAVLAAAAFLLTAGCSSDEGAPPDRDGTASTAAAAPSSPAGKAEETPPAKGSVTVVRTVATGLGTPWGLAPLPDGDLLVSSRDDATITRVDGKTGRKTELGEVPGVSPEGEGGLLGIALSPEFASDHMIYAYFTSASDNRIVRMLYTERKPADEQLGAPDTVFRGIPKGFVHNGGRIAFGPDRMLYAGTGESGDTGLSQDKESLGGKILRMTPDGEPAPGNPFPGSPVYSYGHRNVQGLAWDPEQRLFASEFGQETWDELNAVAPGDNYGWPEAEGHSDEGGFHNPIAQWSTDEASPSGIAYAEGSVWMAGLGGDRLWRIPLKGTEASADPQAFLEDEYGRLRTVVAAGGDRLWLVTSNTDGRGDPKKDDDRILELRVR
- a CDS encoding DUF6191 domain-containing protein; amino-acid sequence: MFNAFEELFAPGRKHGDDERKRLELSREDVGDADPGRGPIDLASGKVTVRRPAPLEGNAEDASEGERPAG